One Kineococcus aurantiacus genomic window carries:
- the nadB gene encoding L-aspartate oxidase, whose product MELRTDVLVVGAGVAGLTAALEAARTGRVVLATKTSLGDGSTHYAQGGIAAATGAADVPVHVADTLAAGAGLSSPAAVQALCAAGPGAVRVLAERGVEFDRARSGDWALGLEAAHTTSRILHAGGDRTGEAISQALAAAVRRSDVAVHEDAFLVGLLTSGGRVTGAEFHVGQESPHLLRVHAGAVVLATGGAGQLFSRTTNPPVATADGLAAAFRAGALVADLEFFQFHPTVAAVPAPFLVSEAVRGEGAVLLDAAGNRFMPAVDPRAELAPRDVVARAIATAMAEHGGRPALLDATGVSATLGRPFADRFPGIARMCAQAGLDPEHDPVPVTPAAHYWMGGVRTDAAGRTSLPGLWAAGEVACSGVHGANRLASNSLLEALVAGGTVVADIARGAAAARFDDEVTTVTSPALPQAAHVGRRELQAALWEHAGLVRDEAGLAVATKLLTPQEEPVEILPGDLDVPRATREDANLLLAARLLVAAATARRESLGAHFRSDHPTSPPRPVRRSSRRTA is encoded by the coding sequence GTGGAGCTGCGCACCGACGTCCTCGTCGTCGGTGCGGGCGTCGCCGGGCTGACGGCAGCCCTGGAGGCCGCCCGGACCGGGCGGGTCGTCCTGGCCACCAAGACCTCCCTCGGCGACGGCAGCACCCACTACGCCCAGGGCGGGATCGCGGCGGCGACGGGGGCCGCCGACGTCCCCGTCCACGTCGCCGACACCCTCGCCGCGGGAGCCGGGCTGTCCAGCCCGGCGGCCGTGCAGGCGTTGTGCGCCGCCGGGCCGGGCGCCGTGCGGGTCCTGGCCGAACGGGGCGTGGAGTTCGACCGCGCCCGCTCCGGCGACTGGGCCCTGGGCCTGGAGGCCGCGCACACCACCTCGCGCATCCTGCACGCCGGCGGGGACCGGACCGGGGAGGCGATCTCGCAGGCCCTGGCCGCGGCCGTGCGGCGCAGCGACGTGGCGGTCCACGAGGACGCCTTCCTCGTGGGGCTGCTCACCTCCGGCGGCCGCGTCACGGGCGCGGAGTTCCACGTCGGGCAGGAGTCCCCGCACCTGCTGCGCGTCCACGCCGGGGCCGTCGTCCTGGCCACCGGCGGGGCCGGGCAGCTGTTCAGCCGCACGACGAACCCGCCCGTCGCCACGGCCGACGGCCTCGCGGCCGCGTTCCGGGCCGGTGCGCTCGTCGCGGACCTGGAGTTCTTCCAGTTCCACCCGACCGTGGCCGCGGTGCCCGCGCCGTTCCTCGTCTCCGAGGCCGTCCGCGGCGAGGGGGCCGTGCTGCTCGACGCCGCCGGGAACCGGTTCATGCCCGCGGTCGACCCGCGCGCCGAGCTCGCCCCGCGCGACGTCGTCGCCCGCGCCATCGCCACGGCCATGGCCGAGCACGGCGGCCGGCCCGCCCTGCTCGACGCGACGGGGGTCTCCGCGACCCTCGGCCGCCCCTTCGCCGACCGCTTCCCCGGCATCGCGCGGATGTGCGCGCAGGCCGGCCTGGACCCCGAGCACGACCCCGTGCCCGTGACGCCCGCCGCGCACTACTGGATGGGCGGGGTCCGCACCGACGCCGCGGGCCGCACGTCGCTGCCGGGCCTGTGGGCCGCCGGGGAGGTGGCCTGCTCCGGCGTGCACGGCGCGAACCGGCTGGCCTCGAACTCCCTGCTGGAGGCCCTCGTCGCCGGCGGAACGGTCGTGGCCGACATCGCCCGCGGCGCCGCGGCGGCCCGGTTCGACGACGAGGTCACCACCGTCACCTCCCCCGCGCTGCCCCAGGCCGCGCACGTCGGGCGCCGCGAGCTGCAGGCCGCGCTGTGGGAGCACGCCGGGCTGGTGCGCGACGAGGCCGGCCTGGCGGTCGCCACCAAGCTCCTCACCCCCCAGGAGGAACCCGTCGAGATCCTCCCCGGCGACCTCGACGTGCCCCGCGCCACGCGCGAGGACGCCAACCTGCTGCTCGCCGCGCGCCTGCTCGTCGCGGCCGCCACCGCGCGCCGGGAGAGCCTGGGCGCGCACTTCCGCAGCGACCACCCCACCAGCCCGCCGCGGCCCGTGCGCCGCAGTTCCCGGAGGACCGCGTGA
- the nadC gene encoding carboxylating nicotinate-nucleotide diphosphorylase: protein MRTAADVVALALAEDAPWGDVTSEALLPADAAADAQLVAREPGALAGTGAAREAFAQAARLTGGSLDLLELSADGTRFAAGDVLGRVRGTARGVLRAERVALNLLQHLSGVATHTARFVEAVAGTGARVVDTRKTTPGLRALERAAVRAGGGHNHRWSLSDAVLVKDNHLAVLLASGLDVTAALRSVRAAVPHTTAIEVEVDRLDQLDAVLAADVDVVMLDNFALADLAEGVRVVRARSRALVEASGGVTLQTVGAIAATGVDLVSVGSLTQNPRTLDLGLDTTVAA, encoded by the coding sequence GTGAGAACCGCAGCCGACGTCGTCGCGCTCGCCCTGGCCGAGGACGCCCCCTGGGGGGACGTCACGAGCGAGGCCCTGCTGCCGGCCGACGCCGCCGCCGACGCCCAGCTCGTGGCCCGCGAACCGGGCGCGCTGGCCGGCACCGGGGCCGCCCGCGAGGCGTTCGCGCAGGCCGCCCGCCTCACCGGCGGGTCGCTGGACCTGCTGGAGCTGTCCGCCGACGGCACCCGCTTCGCCGCCGGGGACGTGCTGGGGCGCGTGCGCGGGACCGCCCGCGGGGTCCTGCGCGCCGAGCGCGTCGCCCTGAACCTGCTGCAGCACCTGTCGGGCGTCGCCACCCACACCGCGCGGTTCGTCGAGGCCGTGGCCGGCACGGGCGCGCGCGTCGTCGACACCCGCAAGACCACACCCGGGCTGCGCGCGCTCGAACGCGCCGCCGTGCGCGCCGGCGGCGGGCACAACCACCGCTGGTCGCTGTCGGACGCCGTCCTGGTCAAGGACAACCACCTCGCGGTGCTGCTGGCCTCCGGGCTCGACGTCACCGCGGCGCTGAGGTCGGTGCGGGCCGCCGTGCCGCACACGACGGCGATCGAGGTGGAGGTCGACCGCCTCGACCAGCTCGACGCGGTGCTGGCCGCCGACGTCGACGTCGTGATGCTCGACAACTTCGCCCTGGCCGACCTCGCCGAGGGCGTCCGGGTCGTCCGGGCCCGCTCCCGGGCCCTGGTCGAGGCCAGCGGCGGGGTCACCCTGCAGACCGTCGGCGCCATCGCCGCGACGGGCGTCGACCTCGTCTCGGTGGGGTCCCTGACGCAGAACCCCCGGACCCTGGACCTGGGGCTCGACACCACGGTCGCGGCGTGA
- a CDS encoding aminotransferase class V-fold PLP-dependent enzyme, with protein sequence MSAYLDHAATSPPRREVLEAVWPYLTQVTGNPSSAHEAGRAAKAGLDAARAAIADVLGARPGEVVLTAGGTEADNLAVTGIATAAPRGRHVVVSAIEHPAVLETAKALRGSGFTVDVVGVDRDGLLDLDELDAVLRPDTTLVSVMYANNEIGTVQPLAEIGARCRALGVPFHTDAVQAAGHLDLDVATLGVDALSVSAHKFGGLRGAGFLWVRSAVPLSPVLHGGGQERGRRSGTTDVASAVGTAVALHLAATTRAQEVPRLTALRDRLVEGVLAGVPGAALTGHRTRRLPGHASFCFAGVGGETVLAELETAGITCSSGSACSADSEDASHVLLATGVPADLARTAVRFTLGRTSGEDDVDAVLAALPRAVATARG encoded by the coding sequence GTGAGCGCCTACCTCGACCACGCCGCCACCTCCCCGCCGCGGCGCGAGGTCCTCGAAGCGGTCTGGCCCTACCTGACGCAGGTCACCGGCAACCCCTCCAGCGCGCACGAGGCGGGCCGGGCCGCCAAGGCCGGGCTCGACGCCGCCCGCGCCGCCATCGCCGACGTCCTCGGCGCCCGGCCCGGGGAGGTCGTGCTCACCGCCGGCGGCACCGAGGCCGACAACCTCGCCGTCACCGGGATCGCGACGGCCGCCCCGCGCGGACGGCACGTCGTGGTCTCCGCGATCGAGCACCCCGCCGTCCTGGAGACCGCGAAGGCCCTGCGCGGCAGCGGTTTCACCGTCGACGTCGTGGGCGTCGACCGGGACGGGCTGCTGGACCTCGACGAGCTCGACGCCGTGCTGCGGCCCGACACGACGCTGGTGTCGGTGATGTACGCCAACAACGAGATCGGCACCGTGCAGCCGCTGGCCGAGATCGGCGCGCGCTGCCGGGCGCTGGGCGTGCCGTTCCACACCGACGCCGTCCAGGCCGCCGGGCACCTCGACCTCGACGTCGCGACCCTGGGCGTCGACGCGCTGTCGGTCTCGGCGCACAAGTTCGGCGGGCTGCGGGGGGCCGGTTTCCTCTGGGTCCGCTCGGCCGTCCCGCTCAGCCCCGTCCTGCACGGCGGCGGCCAGGAGCGCGGGCGCCGCTCGGGCACGACGGACGTGGCCTCGGCCGTGGGGACGGCCGTCGCGCTGCACCTGGCCGCCACGACGCGCGCGCAGGAGGTGCCGCGGCTGACCGCGCTGCGGGACCGGCTCGTCGAGGGCGTGCTCGCCGGCGTCCCGGGGGCCGCGCTGACCGGTCACCGCACCCGGCGGCTGCCCGGTCACGCCTCCTTCTGCTTCGCCGGCGTCGGCGGGGAGACCGTGCTGGCCGAGCTGGAGACCGCCGGGATCACCTGCTCCAGCGGGTCGGCCTGCTCGGCCGACTCCGAGGACGCCTCGCACGTCCTGCTGGCCACCGGCGTCCCGGCGGACCTGGCCCGCACCGCCGTGCGGTTCACGCTGGGCCGCACCTCCGGCGAGGACGACGTCGACGCCGTCCTGGCCGCCCTGCCGCGCGCCGTGGCGACCGCCCGCGGCTGA
- a CDS encoding 2'-5' RNA ligase family protein, whose amino-acid sequence MSALIVAAAPDAAAQEELDRLRRENFPPERNQLPAHLTLFHALPGEALGEVVEACRDACRADPPRAQVRSVRSLGRGAALVVDSPGLVAARAAVAGRFAGRLTRQDAQGFRPHVTVQNFVDPATARATVERLDAGFAPWGFTVEALAVHRYAGGPWELLETVPFG is encoded by the coding sequence GTGAGCGCGCTGATCGTCGCCGCCGCCCCCGACGCGGCGGCCCAGGAGGAGCTGGACCGGTTGCGGCGGGAGAACTTCCCGCCCGAGCGCAACCAGCTGCCCGCCCACCTGACCCTGTTCCACGCCCTGCCCGGCGAGGCGCTCGGCGAAGTCGTCGAGGCCTGCCGGGACGCCTGCCGGGCGGACCCGCCGCGGGCGCAGGTGCGCTCGGTGCGCTCCCTGGGCCGCGGGGCCGCGCTCGTCGTGGACAGCCCCGGCCTGGTGGCCGCGCGCGCCGCCGTCGCGGGCCGCTTCGCCGGCCGCCTCACCCGCCAGGACGCCCAGGGGTTCCGCCCGCACGTCACGGTCCAGAACTTCGTCGACCCCGCCACGGCCCGGGCCACCGTCGAGCGGCTGGACGCCGGGTTCGCCCCGTGGGGCTTCACCGTCGAGGCGCTGGCGGTGCACCGGTACGCGGGCGGCCCGTGGGAGCTGCTGGAGACGGTGCCCTTCGGCTGA
- a CDS encoding S8 family serine peptidase, which yields MVAPRPHRRAVRPVLAMGVGLLLAAVPALPAQAAPTAPTRHSTQGFTAGNYVVTLAQDPIAGYDGSLPGIPRLKSATGGLDLSGATTQRYRDLLLGAQQRVADAVGVQPRQRYTVALNGFSATLTAAQAGKLAATPGVVSVAPDSVRHLTADQATAQTATEQTAAAVDEATEEATEQATEQAPAAAPTATTLAAAAPARTTADYLGLTGPGGVWEQLGGVAQAGKGVVVADLDTGLWPEHPSVAGAKLPSKAPAGDPFGAYRSGGTITVPKADGGTYTGVCQTGRGWTAADCTTKVVGARAFNTGFRAAHGLADDEYDSARDSDGHGTHTATTAVGLPGVPASIDGVSYGDVTGIAPAASLAVYKVCWTGEDGDNSCLTSDLLAAIDQAVADNVDVINYSIGGGATADAADPIDLAFLVAASAGIFVSASAGNSGPGASTAENTGPWVTTVAAATSVLREGTVVLGDGRKLVGARLVQSALPRTLVVLGSAVAAAGRSADDAAKCFAGSLDAAKVRGKVVVCQRAVTARIDKSAEVARAGGAGMVLYNPTPNSLEPDAHSVPTVHLDTAAGEAVVAYVRRTANPTVAFQPGNTSGRATPAPQVSAFSGRGPALVDGGDVLKPDLAAPGSGVLAGYSPDATTNGRDLFAPESGTSMSAPHVTGLAALYVAAHPEFTPMAVKSALMTTARSLLGPDGRAQRRVFAGGAGFVDPTRMLTPGLVYDSTPLDWLRYLEGSGVATGTGLTGIDPSDLNQASLAVGDLAGTRTVTRTVTATTAGLYYAKASVAGFDVQVRPSVLNLQAGQTAQFRVTFTRTSAALGKWVSGGLTWTGGSGLSVHSPIALEPVALTAPAELTAPAAAQGSVTGTVTAGRSGTLGLRTTGLVAGDTYRQRIPLGYYDELPVTIPEGTAFTRFDVVGEDGSDVDMGLFTTGGDLVEASATASSDERIDGYVTPGDYLLRVEPYAPAPGRQDVGYQLTTYVLGAGAGTGSFTVAPGALPLTQGRPATFTASWAGLDPGTRYLGLVTYDGSRDRTVVTVG from the coding sequence ATGGTCGCCCCCCGTCCCCACCGCCGAGCCGTCCGGCCGGTGCTCGCGATGGGGGTGGGCCTCCTGCTCGCCGCCGTCCCGGCGCTGCCGGCCCAAGCCGCACCCACCGCGCCCACCCGCCACAGCACGCAGGGGTTCACCGCCGGCAACTACGTCGTCACGCTCGCGCAGGACCCCATCGCCGGGTACGACGGCTCGCTGCCGGGCATCCCGCGGCTGAAGTCCGCCACGGGCGGCCTGGACCTGTCCGGCGCCACGACGCAGCGCTACCGCGACCTGCTCCTGGGCGCCCAGCAACGCGTCGCCGACGCCGTCGGGGTCCAGCCCCGGCAGCGCTACACCGTGGCGCTCAACGGGTTCAGCGCGACGCTGACGGCCGCGCAGGCCGGCAAGCTGGCCGCCACCCCCGGCGTCGTCTCGGTCGCCCCCGACAGCGTGCGCCACCTGACCGCCGACCAGGCCACCGCCCAGACCGCCACCGAGCAGACCGCGGCGGCCGTCGACGAGGCCACCGAGGAGGCCACCGAGCAGGCCACCGAGCAGGCACCGGCCGCCGCGCCCACCGCCACGACCCTCGCCGCCGCCGCCCCCGCGCGGACCACGGCCGACTACCTCGGCCTGACCGGCCCCGGGGGCGTCTGGGAGCAGCTCGGCGGGGTGGCGCAGGCCGGGAAGGGCGTCGTCGTCGCCGACCTCGACACCGGCCTGTGGCCCGAGCACCCCTCCGTCGCCGGCGCGAAGCTGCCCTCGAAGGCCCCCGCGGGCGACCCCTTCGGGGCCTACCGCTCCGGCGGGACCATCACGGTGCCCAAGGCCGACGGCGGCACCTACACGGGCGTCTGCCAGACCGGCCGGGGCTGGACGGCGGCCGACTGCACGACCAAGGTCGTCGGCGCCCGGGCCTTCAACACCGGGTTCAGGGCCGCCCACGGCCTGGCCGACGACGAGTACGACTCCGCCCGCGACAGCGACGGCCACGGCACCCACACCGCCACGACCGCCGTCGGGCTGCCCGGCGTCCCGGCCAGCATCGACGGCGTGTCCTACGGCGACGTCACGGGCATCGCCCCGGCCGCCTCCCTCGCCGTCTACAAGGTCTGCTGGACCGGCGAGGACGGCGACAACTCCTGCCTGACCTCCGACCTGCTCGCCGCCATCGACCAGGCCGTCGCCGACAACGTCGACGTCATCAACTACTCCATCGGCGGCGGGGCCACGGCCGACGCGGCCGACCCGATCGACCTCGCGTTCCTCGTCGCGGCCTCGGCCGGGATCTTCGTCTCCGCCTCCGCGGGCAACTCCGGACCCGGCGCCTCCACCGCCGAGAACACCGGCCCCTGGGTCACCACCGTCGCCGCGGCCACCTCGGTGCTGCGCGAGGGCACCGTCGTCCTGGGCGACGGCAGGAAGCTCGTCGGCGCCCGGCTGGTGCAGTCCGCGCTGCCGCGCACCCTGGTCGTCCTGGGCTCGGCCGTCGCCGCGGCCGGCCGCAGCGCCGACGACGCCGCCAAGTGCTTCGCCGGGTCCCTGGACGCGGCGAAGGTGAGGGGCAAGGTCGTCGTCTGCCAGCGGGCCGTGACCGCCCGCATCGACAAGTCGGCCGAGGTCGCCCGCGCCGGGGGCGCCGGGATGGTCCTCTACAACCCGACGCCGAACTCCCTCGAACCCGACGCGCACTCCGTCCCGACCGTCCACCTGGACACCGCGGCGGGCGAGGCCGTCGTCGCCTACGTCCGCCGGACCGCGAACCCCACCGTGGCCTTCCAGCCCGGCAACACCAGCGGCCGGGCCACCCCGGCCCCGCAGGTCTCGGCGTTCTCCGGGCGCGGCCCGGCCCTCGTCGACGGCGGCGACGTCCTCAAACCCGACCTGGCCGCCCCCGGCTCCGGTGTCCTGGCCGGGTACTCGCCCGACGCCACCACCAACGGCCGGGACCTGTTCGCCCCCGAGTCCGGCACCTCGATGTCGGCCCCGCACGTCACCGGGCTCGCGGCGCTGTACGTCGCGGCGCACCCGGAGTTCACGCCGATGGCGGTCAAGTCGGCCCTCATGACCACGGCCCGCAGCCTCCTGGGCCCCGACGGCCGGGCCCAGCGCCGCGTGTTCGCCGGCGGCGCCGGTTTCGTCGACCCGACGAGGATGCTGACGCCGGGGCTGGTCTACGACTCCACGCCCCTCGACTGGCTGCGCTACCTGGAGGGCTCCGGCGTCGCCACCGGCACCGGGCTCACGGGGATCGACCCCAGCGACCTCAACCAGGCCTCCCTCGCCGTCGGCGACCTCGCCGGGACGCGCACGGTGACGCGCACGGTGACGGCCACCACGGCGGGCCTGTACTACGCGAAGGCCTCGGTGGCGGGCTTCGACGTCCAGGTGCGGCCCAGCGTGCTGAACCTGCAGGCCGGCCAGACCGCGCAGTTCCGGGTCACGTTCACCCGCACGAGCGCGGCGCTGGGCAAGTGGGTCTCCGGCGGTCTCACCTGGACCGGCGGGTCGGGCCTGAGCGTGCACTCGCCGATCGCCCTCGAACCGGTCGCCCTGACCGCCCCGGCCGAGCTGACCGCCCCGGCCGCCGCGCAGGGGTCGGTCACCGGGACCGTCACGGCGGGCCGCAGCGGCACGCTGGGCCTGCGCACCACCGGCCTGGTCGCGGGCGACACCTACCGCCAGCGCATCCCGCTGGGCTACTACGACGAGCTGCCCGTGACGATCCCCGAGGGCACCGCGTTCACCCGCTTCGACGTGGTGGGCGAGGACGGCTCGGACGTGGACATGGGGCTGTTCACGACCGGCGGCGACCTCGTCGAGGCGTCGGCCACGGCGTCGTCCGACGAGCGCATCGACGGGTACGTCACCCCCGGCGACTACCTCCTGCGCGTCGAGCCGTACGCCCCGGCCCCCGGCCGGCAGGACGTGGGCTACCAGCTGACGACGTACGTCCTGGGGGCGGGCGCCGGCACCGGGTCGTTCACGGTCGCACCGGGCGCGCTGCCGCTCACCCAGGGCCGCCCGGCCACCTTCACGGCGTCCTGGGCGGGGCTGGACCCCGGCACCCGGTACCTGGGGCTCGTGACGTACGACGGTTCCCGGGACCGCACGGTGGTCACCGTCGGCTGA
- a CDS encoding copper resistance protein CopC, with protein MPTPNRPRPAPLAPRRRRLAVAAAGLLTLGAGLAAAAPAAAHDRLESTSPGTGAVLDAAPGSVVLTMSTTPLALGTQVQVTGPDGTVVSGGDPRIVDTTVTADLTGARPAGTYEVQWRITSSDGHPVSGSFTFTATGAAASSASPSAPASATPSATPSATASASTSPATVDPSNPTAGQGDDALIGVGLVVVAVVGVVGGVIGYRRRQG; from the coding sequence GTGCCGACGCCGAACCGCCCCCGACCCGCCCCCCTCGCACCGCGACGGCGGCGCCTGGCGGTGGCGGCGGCCGGGCTGCTGACCCTGGGGGCCGGGCTCGCCGCGGCCGCTCCGGCCGCGGCCCACGACCGCCTGGAGTCCACCAGCCCCGGCACCGGCGCCGTCCTCGACGCGGCCCCCGGTTCCGTCGTGCTGACGATGTCCACCACGCCCCTGGCCCTCGGCACGCAGGTCCAGGTCACCGGCCCCGACGGCACCGTCGTCTCCGGCGGCGACCCGCGCATCGTCGACACCACCGTCACCGCCGACCTCACCGGCGCCCGCCCCGCCGGGACCTACGAGGTGCAGTGGCGGATCACCTCCTCCGACGGGCACCCCGTCTCGGGCAGCTTCACCTTCACCGCCACCGGCGCGGCCGCGTCCTCCGCGTCCCCCTCCGCGCCGGCGTCCGCGACCCCCTCCGCGACCCCCTCCGCGACGGCGTCCGCGTCGACCAGCCCGGCCACGGTCGACCCGTCCAACCCCACCGCCGGTCAGGGCGACGACGCGCTCATCGGCGTCGGCCTCGTGGTCGTCGCGGTCGTCGGCGTCGTCGGCGGGGTCATCGGCTACCGGCGCCGGCAAGGCTGA
- a CDS encoding MFS transporter encodes MLTRPLLLLMAVTTGLTVGGNYVNQPLLDTIAGDLGIGDGRAAALVTVAQVSYGLGLLLVVPLGDLLERRRLLVALALLAAAGHAVCALATSYPLLVLGTAVAGLFSVAAQILVPFAAELAAPGREGRAVGTVMSGLLVGALLARSVSGALASFAGWHAPYAVVAVALVLVSVVLGRRLPRSEPTAAGGYLATLRSAAALVRELPRLRTRALLGGLGFAGVSVLFATTTFLLTGPRFGLSELQVGLVGLAGVAGASMASVAGRLADAGRGQWATGIGAVGLIATWGLLGLSSSVWLTSTLLFVLGFGLADMFLQAVHVSNQNVVYPLRPDARSRLNSVYMTTYFAGGALGSAAGSAAWSAGGWPVVTAVGAGLGVLVLLVWFVDLRLERSLSLAGAGSR; translated from the coding sequence GTGCTCACCAGGCCCCTGCTGCTCCTCATGGCCGTCACGACCGGGCTGACCGTGGGCGGCAACTACGTCAACCAGCCCCTGCTCGACACCATCGCCGGTGACCTCGGGATCGGCGACGGCCGCGCCGCCGCGCTCGTGACGGTCGCGCAGGTCTCCTACGGCCTGGGCCTGCTGCTCGTGGTCCCGCTGGGGGACCTGCTCGAACGCCGCCGCCTGCTCGTGGCCCTCGCGCTGCTCGCCGCGGCCGGTCACGCCGTGTGCGCGCTGGCGACAAGCTACCCGCTGCTGGTGCTGGGAACGGCCGTGGCGGGGCTGTTCTCGGTCGCCGCCCAGATCCTCGTGCCCTTCGCGGCCGAGCTGGCCGCCCCGGGCCGGGAGGGCCGCGCCGTGGGGACCGTCATGAGCGGGCTGCTCGTCGGCGCGCTGCTGGCCCGCAGCGTCTCGGGGGCGCTGGCCTCCTTCGCCGGCTGGCACGCCCCGTACGCCGTGGTCGCCGTCGCGCTGGTGCTCGTCTCGGTCGTGCTGGGCCGGCGCCTGCCGCGCAGCGAGCCGACCGCCGCCGGCGGGTACCTGGCGACGCTGCGGTCGGCGGCCGCGCTGGTGCGCGAGCTGCCGCGGCTGCGCACCCGCGCCCTGCTGGGCGGTCTGGGGTTCGCGGGGGTCTCGGTGCTGTTCGCGACGACGACGTTCCTGCTGACGGGCCCGCGGTTCGGCCTCTCGGAGCTGCAGGTCGGGCTCGTGGGGCTGGCCGGGGTGGCCGGCGCGTCGATGGCGAGCGTCGCGGGCCGGCTGGCCGACGCCGGCCGGGGGCAGTGGGCGACGGGGATCGGGGCCGTGGGCCTCATCGCGACGTGGGGGCTGCTGGGCCTGTCGAGCTCGGTGTGGCTGACGTCGACGCTGCTGTTCGTGCTGGGTTTCGGGCTGGCGGACATGTTCCTGCAGGCCGTGCACGTCTCGAACCAGAACGTCGTCTACCCGCTGCGCCCGGACGCGCGGTCCCGGCTGAACTCGGTCTACATGACGACGTACTTCGCCGGCGGGGCGCTGGGTTCGGCCGCCGGGTCGGCCGCCTGGAGCGCGGGCGGCTGGCCCGTCGTGACGGCCGTCGGCGCGGGCCTGGGCGTCCTGGTGCTGCTCGTGTGGTTCGTCGACCTGCGCCTGGAGCGCTCGCTCAGCCTTGCCGGCGCCGGTAGCCGATGA
- a CDS encoding LysR substrate-binding domain-containing protein has protein sequence MTPLQLQCVLAVADGLHFTRAATEVGIAQSALSHQVAALEAELGTRLFDRTSRRVRLTPAGEALLPRARAVLAELDRLRTDVVAAGGAVAGRLRVGTVPSLPDLRLADVLRGLRRRHPGVRTSVVVRSSDVTLAAVRDGTLDVGLAGFPLGVPPAGVESRLLAVEPHVAVVAADDPWRTRRRVRLRDIASRPCVDYPAGTGGRRQTDEAFSAARLVRDVVVETDDLPLLLDLVRRGVGTALLPGSSVAGAPGLHTLAVPDGPARRSYVLHAGDGASAAARALLAELDRHLPGP, from the coding sequence GTGACCCCCCTGCAGCTGCAGTGCGTCCTGGCCGTCGCCGACGGTCTGCACTTCACCCGCGCCGCCACCGAGGTGGGCATCGCGCAGTCGGCGCTGAGCCACCAGGTCGCCGCCCTGGAGGCCGAGCTGGGCACCCGCCTGTTCGACCGCACCAGCCGCCGGGTCCGGCTCACCCCCGCGGGCGAGGCGCTGCTGCCGCGCGCGCGGGCGGTGCTGGCCGAGCTCGACCGGCTGCGGACCGACGTCGTGGCCGCCGGCGGGGCGGTGGCCGGCCGGTTGCGCGTCGGCACCGTCCCCTCGCTGCCCGACCTGCGCCTGGCCGACGTGCTGCGGGGCCTGCGCCGGCGGCACCCGGGGGTGCGCACGTCCGTCGTCGTGCGCAGCAGCGACGTGACGCTGGCCGCCGTGCGCGACGGCACCCTCGACGTGGGGTTGGCCGGCTTCCCCCTCGGGGTGCCGCCGGCCGGGGTGGAGAGCCGGCTGCTGGCCGTCGAGCCGCACGTCGCCGTGGTGGCCGCCGACGACCCCTGGCGCACGCGCCGGCGGGTCCGCCTGCGCGACATCGCCTCCCGGCCCTGCGTGGACTACCCCGCCGGCACCGGCGGGCGCCGCCAGACCGACGAGGCGTTCTCGGCCGCGCGGCTGGTGCGCGACGTCGTCGTCGAGACCGACGACCTGCCGCTGCTCCTGGACCTCGTGCGGCGGGGGGTCGGGACGGCGCTGCTGCCGGGGTCCTCGGTCGCCGGCGCCCCCGGGCTGCACACCCTGGCGGTGCCCGACGGCCCGGCCCGGCGCAGCTACGTCCTGCACGCCGGCGACGGCGCCTCGGCCGCCGCCCGCGCCCTGCTGGCCGAGCTCGACCGGCACCTGCCCGGCCCCTGA
- a CDS encoding superoxide dismutase, translating into MADYTLPDLPYDYSALEPHISGAIMELHHDKHHATYVAGVNTALEKLAEARDKNDLATVNLHEKNLAFNLGGHVNHSVFWPNLSPEGGDKPTGELAAAIDEHFGSFDGFRAHFTATALGIQGSGWSILAWDSIGQKLINVQLYDQQSNLALGLVPIVLLDMWEHAFYLDYKNVKPDYVKAWWNVVNWADAQSRFDRARTQTVGLIVP; encoded by the coding sequence ATGGCTGACTACACCCTTCCGGATCTGCCCTACGACTACTCCGCGCTCGAGCCCCACATCTCCGGGGCGATCATGGAGCTGCACCACGACAAGCACCACGCCACCTACGTCGCCGGCGTCAACACGGCCCTGGAGAAGCTGGCCGAGGCCCGCGACAAGAACGACCTGGCCACGGTCAACCTGCACGAGAAGAACCTGGCCTTCAACCTCGGTGGGCACGTCAACCACTCGGTGTTCTGGCCCAACCTGTCCCCCGAAGGCGGCGACAAGCCCACCGGGGAGCTGGCCGCGGCCATCGACGAGCACTTCGGCTCCTTCGACGGCTTCCGCGCCCACTTCACCGCCACCGCGCTGGGCATCCAGGGCTCGGGCTGGTCGATCCTGGCCTGGGACTCCATCGGCCAGAAGCTGATCAACGTCCAGCTGTACGACCAGCAGTCCAACCTGGCCCTGGGCCTGGTCCCGATCGTGCTGCTGGACATGTGGGAGCACGCGTTCTACCTGGACTACAAGAACGTCAAGCCCGACTACGTCAAGGCGTGGTGGAACGTGGTGAACTGGGCCGACGCCCAGTCCCGCTTCGACCGGGCCCGTACCCAGACCGTCGGGCTGATCGTCCCCTGA